The genome window TCATGAAAGGGTAAGGGACCGGTACATGCAAATGcatatagataaaaaaaaaagaagagttgCTCAAAATTAAATGTGAGACGGAAAAGGACCATTACGCGCAAATGAAGTGTAAAGCTTGTAAGCGGCAAAACAATGATGCAACCACTACATAGCCAACGCTCACATATCCCAAAGAATGTAGGGGGCAGAAGGATAGTGAGTGGTACACACAAATGTCtacagaaaagaaagaagaacatcTCAGAAAGAATCGTGAGTGGTGTACGAATAGGATAGATGGTTCCACAATTCACACTCCCGGTTGCCGTGGAACATCGAATCCACTCCCTATAACACCTGGTAATTCCAACAATTCATTATTGAGTTTTTCATCAACACTTGGGGATCTAATGAAGCATATCATGTTTTTTGTTGTGTTGCATCTACAGGCATTCCAAGTGTATGTGGACAATCTTGCACCATATGGAACAAGCAAAATGTTGCTCTTGGCGACGAGACTTGTTGGCTACGCTGAAATGATAACTACCAATGGTCAAAAATTAATAATTCACATGGTTCGGTTGCAGCATTGGACATTGACCAAGGTGGATTTGGAAAATCCACTATCACAATGTTACATCACATGCCGTGTGCGGTACGTACTCCATTTGGAGACACGACAAACACTCTGATTAAAGGTACAACAACATGCCATATATTCATTGAACTAATTAAAGAACATGTGTTCGTGCTCGATCTGGTTACAATCTATGATGagtgcagaaaaaaaaaactagatgcaAGTGTCGTAGATCATGCTCAGCCGTCTCCTAATCATGGTATGCCCGAATGTCTGCAGATAAGAAGGTTGAATACTTAGAGAAGAAGCGTTTAGCCtgccagaaaaaaaaatgaagtgttcAGTCTCAATGATCGAGAACCTTCTTCATGTGAGTCGGTGAATCGCACATGTATGGTGATGGTTTAATTACTCGGTTTTGTTTCACCACAAATCATCTGTCATATATTTCAATAGGGAGACTAATGTGAGTGCATTATCTGACAGGTACAGCTGGCAGTGGTATTGATAGTTTCACAAGCAGTGACCATTGGAGTTCTAGTCGTGAGCCAGACCGTAAATGTCAAAAGGGACGATAATGGTGCACGTAGATGTCAGATGAGAATAGATCGGAATACTTACATAGCCTATGTATTAGTTGCCAACAAGAAACACCAGTGCACTCGTGGAATCAAATACTACACACATCACAATTGGAATACCTGATCCTTTGAATCATATTGATATTCGTCCATATCTTGATAATGAACTTTATGAATATGTTACATTTGAACCACCGGAATTAAATTCGTCGAATGAAGGTAACACATTATCTGTCATTGTACTCTATTTTGATGTGTTCTCACACTGCTTATTTTGACCCACAGAGCAACTCGAGGTAGTCCAGAATGTTCCCGATGATTTCGACAATGATGAAGGGAGGTTATATCGTGGTCAAGGCAAAAACATCAATCCAATTTGCAGTCCCATATTATATGTTGGTCTATCTGTTTTATTACATAACATGTCCATATAAATATTTTGGTATTTATGCATATGTTGTTTTTGAATCATACGTGGTGGAAGGTCCTGATAGTGTGTGCATGCAAGGTTATGATCCATCTGACCACATCTACCAAAATCTTCCAAAGAAGCATCATGTTTTAAGGGAAGCCAAAAACTGCCCCATGTTGTGGAGCCAAATGGTTCCAATACGAGGGACTTGCTTTTTGTTGTAGGAAAGGAAAGGTTAAAAAAATCATTCCAGATGTACTGGATGAGTTGCGACGATTGTATACAAGTCTTGATGATGACGATGCAAAATACTTTAGACAACACATACGATATTTCAATTATCATTTCTCCTTTACAAGTCTTGGTGTTACACTTGATCGTCATGTTAGCACTGCTACAGAAACTGGTGTATATACATTACATGCACACAGTCAGCTATATCACTGTCTGGATCAACTGGTACCTGGTGGGAAGGGTCCACGACACCTCCAACTATACTTCTATGATACTTATGAGATAATGGAACACAGAGCTAAGAGGTCTCCTGGTCTTGATATCAATTTGATCCAAAAGATTCAAAGGATACTAGAGCACAACCCTTACGTGCAAACTTTTCAGAGTGTTGGTTCTGCTCTAAACCTCCATGATTATAGGATTGAGCTGAATACGGATATTGCACTGGACCAGCGAAGGTACAATGCCCCCACAGCTTCACAAGTTGCTGCTATCTGGATGGAAGGGAATGATCCATAAAAATGTTTCGATAGAAATGTTATAGTGTATGGAAAAGCCAATCGACCTCGATATATCTGGGCATACATGGGTGCTACGATCCGTTGGTATATCCTTTATTTTTCCTTGGTGGTATAACAGGATGGCAACGTAAGATGCTTTATGAAGGCCTTGACCCAGTATATTGGCCAAACAATTATGATGACAACCATGATGAGAAACATCTATAGGCTATTTCCTATCTTcccaaaattaaaattttacatGATCAGTTAATATTATTTCTTAACCCCTTATGACTATGGTATTGAGTTTATGTTTTGTGCAAATAGTGGTAGCGAATCCAGCAAGCATGTCAGTGCTAGGGAATATTATTGTTTCAAGTTGCAGATCAGGCTTGGAGAATTTAACATATTGTTACATAGGTATCGTCTTTTCCAACGATGGGTTGTTGACATATATATAAAGATAGAGTCTATGAGGCTCGATTGGTATACGAAACTAGAGAGTCAAGCTCTCATACGTGCAGACTTGTACCAAGTATTATATGCCATCTTATTTATTTGAGAATTGTATCATTAACATGTGTCCTCCTTTTATCCGATGTGTTGCTTATTATAATACCAGAAAGGGCATTATAGATACAATTGTTGCTGGTGAAGCGCGTGCTTCTGATGTTGGTCTAAGAATTGTGCTCTTGCGAACTTTCCTTGGAGGAGATTGAGACGTGCAATCACGATTCCTTGACACAATGGTTTTAGTGACCCATTTGGGAAGCATGTTTACTTTGTCACAATGACCTGTAATCCACATTGCGAGGAGATAACAAGGCAACTATTCTCGGGCCAGACACCACAAGATAGACCAGAATTGGTTGCGAGAGTATACCGCGCTAAGCTGTGTGATttacatgatttttttatcaaGAAGAGTCACTTGGGTGGGGTCGCATCATATGCATATGTTATAGAGTTTCAGAAGCGGGGTTTTCCACATGAGCACTTCTTATTGATTATGGCCCCTAACAGTAAGTTAAGTAGTCCTGATGATTACAACAAGATTACTTTAGCAAACATTCCTGACCCTGGCAAATACCCTGTATTGCATGCTCTGGTTATCAAGCACATGCTACATGGACCATGTGGTGCTATCAACAAAAATTGCCCTTGCATGATAGACGGACAGTGTCACTTCCATTATCCTTGACAATTCTGTTCAACTACACAGCAAGGAAAATACTCTTATGCTATATATAGGAGAAGGGAAGATGGGCGTCAAGTGTCGTATTGGATAATAGATTTGTGGTTCCGTATAACCCCACACTGCTTATGCGGTATAATTGCCATATTAATGTCAAAGTTTGTTCAAGCATCGAAGTAGTTAAGTACCTATACAAATATGTCTATAAAGGCCATGATCGTGCATCCTTCTCAGTCAATCCACAAGATCAAAATGGTGCAGTAATCAATGAGATTTGACAATATAGGGATGCAAGGTTTATAACTCCCCCCAAGGTCGTGTATTGGATATTTGGTTTCCCTTTGTACGCCGTATCTCCTTTTGTTTtgcaactccaactccaactaccAAACATGCAACTTGTGTCATACAAAGCTACTGATAACTTGAATGATGTTGCCAACCGAGAGAAATCTAAGAGGTCGATGCTTACTGAGTATTTCAAGATGAACCTGATGGATAACACAACACGTAAATTGTTACACAAAGAGTTCCCAGAGCACTTCTAGTGGATCAAGTCTGACAAGCGTTGGCAGTCAATGGTAAAGAGGCTACAGGTTGGGAGAATTATGTACGCAAACCCTGCTAAAGGGGAGAGGTACTATTTACGTGTGCTCCTCAACCATGTGAGAGACGCAACTTCATACGAGAACCTTCATACTATACATGGGAAAACATGTTCCACCTTTAGAGAAGCATGCGAGATGATAGGGCTCATCAAGACTAATAGATCCTTTGATGAATGCTTGGTTGAGTATGCTACTTTTCACATGCCTTATGCATTGAGAAGGCTGTTTGAGTCAATTATTGTATTATGTGAAGCGACAAATATCCGTGGCTTATGGGGAAATCACTTTGAAGCAATGTCCCAAGATTATCGTTGTACACACAATGATGCAGCAAGGGTTGAGCAAATGGTGCTCATGGATATTAGAAACGTGGTAAATAGTCAAGATGGTAAATACATTACAGGTGATCTCCATGATGAATTATGATTTGCAGATAACACCTTGCCTTGTCGACTAAAGTATTATGATTTACATAACACATATAACAATTTTTCTTGGTAACTGTATGAATAATTAGACTCAATTATATAGCTAAAATATGGTGATGTGAATAAATGGTTGGCCAAATAGCAGTTCTCTTATAGTTATGTCAGTGCCAATGTATCTAACACTGTATTGTAATCATTTTGTTATATTAAATGACAGCTCGGttaatataatttattattatattatttatacAGCTGATTATTATAGAAATCAATCGAGACAAATATTAGAGGAATTGTTAATAGGTGTGGACGAAGAGTATCTGAATCTTATTAATACACTGAACACAGAGCAGTGGTCAGGGTTTGATGAAATAATGGATCACATAATCAACTTTAAGAGCCAGGTATTCTTTGTTGATGGTTCAGATGGCACGGGAAAGACATATTTGTACAAGGCATTGCTTGTAAAGGTTCGTTCGATGGGTCTGATAACCATTGCAACTGCAACGTCTGGTATTGAAGCGTCCATCATGCCCGGTGGTAGCACCACCCACTCTGGGTTCAAGATCCCCATAAAGCTTTCCGACAACAACATGTGTAATTTCACCAAGCAGAGCGGTACCACTGAGTTGCTTTGCAGGTCACACTTGATAATCTAGGACGGAGTTGCCATGACCAATGTCAAGCTGTTGAAACACTTGATAGGTCTCTCCAGGATATAATGGGATGCTTGCAGCTCTTTGGTGAAAAGGTCATGGTATTTGGAGGAGACTTTAGGTAAGTCCTTccgatggtgacacgtggtacGAGGGCACAGATCACTTATGCTACACTACAAAGATCTTATATATAGGAGAACATATGTAAGATATAGCTAACTAGGAATATGAGAGTGCAGTCTGACCCATGGTTCTTCGAATACCTCTTTAGGATTAGCAATGGAACAAAAGAGATGATTGGTGATGATTATGTGCATCTCCCAAATGATATCATGGTTGGTTACAGTATTGCAGAAGAATCAATTGATAAACTCATTGAATTTGTATTCCTAGATCTCTAGAACAATTCTACATTAGCGGCCTACATGAGCGCACATGCTATCCACTTAACTAAGAATGAGCATGTGGATGAGCTGAATGCAATTTTGATCAATAGGATTCCAGGCAAGGAGATGGTATACTATAGCTTTGATTCCGTCAACGATGATTCACGAAACAACTATCGATTGACTTTTTGAACTCAATCGCACCAAATGGATTGCCGCTACATTTGCTTAAACTCAAAAGCAGCTATCAAGTTACCTTACTTTGAAATCTTGATCCTCACAATGGTCTATGCAACGGAACAAGGATAATGGTTAGAGCTTGCCAACGTAATGTTATTAATGCAGGAATTGTTGGCGGCCAACATGCTAGAAAGAGGGTGTTCATTCTTAGGATCTCTTTATCCCCCTCGGAAGACATTTCACTTCCTTTCAGTTTCAAGAGGAAACAATTTCTAATCAGCCTTAGCTTTGCAATGACTATAAACAAAGCTCAAGGACAAATCATTCCTAATATTGGTATTTATCTACCCAAGCCTGTGTTTTCTAATGGACAATTGTATGTTGCATTGTCGAGGGGTGTACCACGGCAATCGACATGGATTCTAGCTAACCCAAACAAAGATATAGATGCTATGGggagaagcaccaagaacatTATCTACAGAGATGTATTGGAATGATGTTCCTTGGTTTCATGATcggtatcttgcttcttgcctCACTATATTGATTCATTTGTGAAGTGCAAATGTAATAATTAACTACTCTATAAGAACGTTTCGGGTTTCTTCGTTATCGAGTGCAAGCGCATATAGAATGGAGAAAGGCTAGAACCAATAATTCATAGAGTAAGTCTTTTCCAACGCAAAATGGTGCACAATTCTCACTGATCCTTATTATtgacatgcaatgcacatatAGGATGATAACGACAGTCATAAAGTAAGCAATTTTTGGTAGACTTACTGAATTATAACAGGAACGAATATGAAGACGACATTCCCTCCCATGTATGGGAAATTGTTAAGAGAATTAGGCATTTGATGCTTCCAAGGATAAATTAGTTGTGACTATCTATTTAACCATATATTACTTGTTATatcgtttatttttattcttgatgtCCTAAAACCATATAAAAAATCGTAGATATACAAAATTGCACGTGTGTGTCGCATGTGAATGGTTACTATTTAGAAGTCGTAGTTGTACAATTGCTTGTGTGTGTTACACATGCACTCCAACAAGTGTCCATGGAACAACCTGACTACTCACATCTGAATCCAAGGACCGTGATTGCATTGTCTCTCCATCCTCTCCTCGCTCGATTTCGAATTCATTGATTTCCTCCATAAAATTTGCTCCCTAAACTGCACCCCTATCAAACCATGGCCCCACTTCAATCAGGGTTGAGATCCCCCGACTTCAGTGGTTGAAATCGCAAGATGACTTCAGGGATCAATCCGTCGTGTTGAGTGTCCTTTCACCTGGCTTCAGGGGTCAAGTGAAGCCCACTCTGGTGATGGCTCCTGGTCTAGTAGTAGCAGGCCCCTCCTCGCCAACAGTCAAATTGTCAGCTCGATGATGCCATGGATGTTGTCGCACATCACTTCCAATGATGCTTGGCACCCTTTGACGGCGATAGCCCCTTTGACTATAGTAGCGGCGGGATGTCGTCGACGTGGGTGGAGCCCAAATGAAGTGTGTGCAGCGAGTACGTGAAGATTGAGAATTGCATGAATGCACACACGCACGCATAGGTGTTGAATGTATATGGTATTTAGTTACTGCATTGCTGTGTAATTTTTGGTTAATTCATGTGGCCCACTCACATGCTGATATCCACTTCACTTCGtagaatatttaatttttatcacTGTATCAAAATAGTAATTTTCTATTGAGACAGATAAATAGAGCCCATGAGTTTATGAACTGTAGATCAAGTAATAAATTTGTCACTCTACCAAATAGCAGAGTGGCACTCCACTGCTCCACCCCATCATctcttagggtgtgtttggttgatcGAACGAGGTTTTATAGAGTTGCATCATATATTCAGGACGAGAAAAATCAAATTGAGTGGAATCATACGTGTTAAATAGAAAAGTGTTTAATTGGTTGTATATGAGACCGTATGAGTAGATGTATaagttaattttttgtttgattgactAAATCTGAAGTTACATGAACATATATAAGAGTTAAGATTATGATTAATTATtcgtataaaaatattttttaatattaactaATAAACTTATCTATATAAACAGATACATACCTCTACATCTACTCATATTAGCGTAGCATCCGATTGTAAAGTTCGACCCTCGTACAGTGaccaaacatacccttaaaaaccaaaccaaacccgaAAGCTGCGCGAAACACGGCCGCAGCAGCCAGCCTGCCTATCCACCACTCCTGTCCTCCAGTCTCCGGCCCGGGCCTTCGCGCGCGCGCTCGGACAAGCGGGGAGACAGCGAGGGAGGCGACCGGGCGGCGCCACGCAATGCAGCCGCCGGAGCCCACCGATCCGCCGGGGCGGCCCTTCCCTCCGCTGCCCGCGCCGGTCGCGCGCGGGGCGCACCACCGCCGGGCCAGATCTGAGGTCGCCTTCCGCCTCCCTGACGACCtcggcctcggcggcggcggggacggcgaCGGCTTCGACGAGATCGGTTCTGAGGACGACCTCTTCTCCACCTTCATGGACATCGAGAAGATCTCCTCCGCCGACCCCGCCGCGGGCTCCGACCGCGACCGCGCCGCCCAGAcatcctcgccgccgcgccccAAGCACCGCTACAGCAGCTCCGTCGATGGCTCCGGTCTCTTCTTCTCccccggcagcggcggcggctcgcGGAACGACGCCGCGGCATCGCTGGCCGAGGTCATGGAGGCCAAGAAGGCCATGAGTCCCGAGCAGCTCGCGGAGCTCGCAGCCATCGACCCTAAGCGCGCCAAGAGGTACCGCCTCCTCGATCTCTCTCCCCTTCTTACCCGTCTCCTTTGTTACCATGCTCGGCATCGTGACTGAGGTCTGGACTCAGTTGCGGAGTGATTGACTTGCTCCGATGATTGGTTGGTAGAGAAATCGTCATGTACTATAGATCAGTTCTTTCGTTTCTCCGAGGTGGCGACTGGCGAGGAATCAGCTGAGGTATGGAGGACAATTATGCGTGCATGCTTTCTGATGGAAATGCCTGCTGGTTAAACAAAAGACGTGCATTTGCGCCTTGTTTGTTCCTCTGTGGGCACTGTGGATAGATTGCATTGTATGGTTGGTTGGAGGTTGGGAGTtaaggcggtggtggtggttcTTTAGCGCTCGGTTGGTAGGATTATGGATAAGTGCTTGTTTCTGTGACGGTGACAGATGCTTCTGTACGTCTTTTTGCGTGTTGGGGGTTTGATAATGATTGAGAAAAAAGGGGTGGGCGAAAAGGGTAGCCGTAATTTGCTTGATTTCTTACCTGCAAGGTTACAAGTACCGGTTGTAATTTGAGAGTTTGCTGCTGAAGTGCTGAGATGTAAGCTGGATGGCTGGTTTCGAGGAGTATATTGCTTAGTTTCATCACTTGTGAAAGATGGCAGGTAAATGTTAGTCGGTTgggagaaatgaaaagaaaatgaagcACATTCAACTGGGGTGTTAAGTCATTGCAAATTATTTAGATCTCATTGGCTAAATTGATGGTGAAAGGCAGAAGGAGAGAAACAGTCATTGAAAGCTATCCAATCAAAAAGAGGAAATAACAGGCTCTTGCCTTTCTTGCCTATTGTACCTCTGGTTGAAACTCAGAATCATTTCTGGTGACCATTGGTAGCAATTCAAAATAGAGAAATACCATTGTGttatttaataatgttttaatcaGTTGGATTTATCATTTCTAAGATCACATGCAGTAATCCTGTCACCAAAACCAGATGTTTTAATCTTTAGCATGATGGAGATATATTTTTCGAAAATAGCATGATGGAGATCTCACTAGTAAGAAATAATATTATCcaaactttgtagttgataacttgaTATCCTCTATTTACAGTTAGATTTTTAATGCTTCAAAATTATGTTGCATCGTTACCAGTTTTTCATCTTTTTAGTTCTCAGATCGTTTTACTTGTGTCAATTGGTTGACTTGCAAATAGTAATACTGtaatagaaaattagaaatgaCAGTCTTAAATATGTTATGGATACATGTTACATTGCAGGGATTGATCAAATATAAAACAGTTGATGGGCAGATATATAACAAAACTTTGTTCGTGAAGTGAATGATTCTACCTGTATCTTCTCCTTATCAATGAAGCTCATGCTTTTGCTTGAAAATTAAGGAGAAATGTAGAATGTTCTGGCTGTTGTAGTATGAGCCATCTGTGTAGGGTCTTGATCCATTATTCCTTTAAATCTATATTGGAAAAGAGGAATTGaaggtataaaaaaaatatgtagtcAGGTTGTGGCTAATTATCCATGCATGAGTTTGTATTCGCTCCTAGAATCATTCTTCCAATAGCATTTTATAAGTTTACATTAACATGTTGTATTCATTTCATGCAGAATTCTAGCTAACAGACAATCAGCGGCTAgatcaaaagaaagaaaggctCGTTATATAACAGAACTGGAGCGGAAGGTTCAAACTCTTCAGACTGAAGCCACCACTCTCTCCGCACAACTCACACTATTTCAGGTACCTTTCCATCTATCTTTTTCTCATGGATATCAGGTCAAGTTTAAGTTCATGTTGTTTCTGGAAGTGGTATCTTGTACGAGCAAAATGATCATTTTCCTTTGCAGTCATTATAACAAAGATGGATCTATCCCCTGATCACAGGGCACCAACCAAATTGTAGCTTCTTTGCAAATTGCATCTAGCTTAATAGTTTTCTCTGTGTATCTTCTGACAAACTGTGTAGCTGTATGGACTAGGACAGTTGCACATGCTTTGATGAATCTAAACATCCCTCGAATTAAATATCAATTGTGGTGTGTGAACAGTTTGAAAAACTGAAATGATGAGTTTAATTTGTGTCGATTGTCAGCTTTGACTGTCAGCTGGTTATCGCTATATTTTACGCGGTTGATTGTCGAAGTATTGTATAGTTTACTGATTTGCTATATTGTTGTATTAAATTGTTGGATGACCTTTATATGTTGCCTTCAATCATCTGCAGAGAGACACGACTGGACTTTCTGCAGAAAATACAGAGCTCAAGATAAGGTTGCAGGCCATTGAGCAACAGGCTCAACTGCGTGATGGTGAGCATTGTCCCCTTATATAAgataatgataatttatttGTCAATTCGCTACTTTCAATATACTTTTCCTGTAATATGAACTGATAGTAAGGCTGTGCAATAAATTTTGACATGATATCATCGAAGAGTCATTCTATTTTTCTTTGCCCTCCTTactctttcatttttttttaactcaagCTAGACCTCCTCCTTTTTCCATTACAAGTCATTTCAACCTGTTAAAGTGCCACTATTTGAAGTCAAGGGTCTTTGACACAATAATACCCTTCACCCAATTGCAACATGATGCCTGTAGTTTTTCCCTTCTCTTCCGCCAAGACAGCGTAAATATGGTTACATGTGGT of Phragmites australis chromosome 3, lpPhrAust1.1, whole genome shotgun sequence contains these proteins:
- the LOC133912461 gene encoding transcription factor RF2b-like, which codes for MQPPEPTDPPGRPFPPLPAPVARGAHHRRARSEVAFRLPDDLGLGGGGDGDGFDEIGSEDDLFSTFMDIEKISSADPAAGSDRDRAAQTSSPPRPKHRYSSSVDGSGLFFSPGSGGGSRNDAAASLAEVMEAKKAMSPEQLAELAAIDPKRAKRILANRQSAARSKERKARYITELERKVQTLQTEATTLSAQLTLFQRDTTGLSAENTELKIRLQAIEQQAQLRDALNDALKQELERLKLATGEMTNSSETFNMRFQHVPYNSSFFPLSQQNTAQHPGGAQLPPPFHPPHPNVPNHHMLSHPNTLPDIMQQDHLGRLQGLDIGNGPLVVKSESSSISASESSSTF